One window from the genome of Micromonospora aurantiaca ATCC 27029 encodes:
- a CDS encoding GNAT family N-acetyltransferase, translated as MLDRRVFLHLATWLGQWPAGPGLHVVRSYRRARPAWDGRLRPAVAVTAGGSTVLSVAADRVEAVRTLVRDRPLGEWLPDLPGAVGMPEFIAHTSVFRWCTDPAPLPEVGEWVPPTLAGLPPWLRLFDREVLVVRGADGAYRAGVGIKRHDAYGHELAVGTVPTARGRGLARRLVAQAARRVLDEGAIPTYLHDPGNAASGRVAEAAGFPDRGLTAFGVFPR; from the coding sequence GTGCTCGACCGGCGGGTCTTCCTTCATCTGGCGACCTGGTTGGGGCAGTGGCCGGCGGGCCCCGGGCTGCACGTGGTCCGGTCCTACCGCCGCGCCCGCCCGGCTTGGGACGGGCGGCTGCGCCCGGCCGTCGCGGTGACAGCGGGCGGCAGCACCGTCCTCTCGGTGGCCGCCGACCGGGTCGAGGCGGTCCGGACGCTGGTGCGGGACCGGCCGCTCGGGGAGTGGCTGCCCGACCTGCCGGGCGCGGTCGGCATGCCCGAGTTCATCGCGCACACCTCGGTCTTCCGGTGGTGCACCGACCCGGCGCCGCTGCCCGAGGTGGGGGAGTGGGTGCCGCCCACGCTGGCCGGGTTGCCGCCGTGGCTGCGGCTGTTCGACCGGGAGGTGCTCGTGGTCCGGGGCGCCGACGGCGCGTACCGGGCCGGCGTGGGGATCAAGCGGCACGACGCGTACGGCCACGAGCTGGCGGTGGGCACGGTGCCGACGGCGCGCGGGCGCGGCCTGGCCCGGCGGCTGGTCGCGCAGGCGGCCCGCCGGGTGCTCGACGAGGGGGCGATCCCCACCTACCTGCACGACCCGGGCAACGCGGCGTCCGGCCGGGTGGCCGAGGCGGCCGGGTTCCCGGATCGCGGCCTCACCGCGTTCGGCGTCTTCCCCCGCTGA
- a CDS encoding TetR family transcriptional regulator, translating to MTEQSAPTTAAGGQGSTARGEQTRQLILDTAMRLFRERGYARTTMRAVAQEAGVAVGNAYYYFGSKEHLVQEFYAGTQREHREAAAPVLARERDFGPRLAGVLHAGVDVLSPYHAFAGAFFKTAAEPTSPLSPFSAESSAPRDMSIALFREALTGSTVKLDDELREALPELLWLGYMGVVLYWVHDRSEGQVKTRQLIDGVVPLVDRLVGLSRLRVLRPVTRQALALIHTLRH from the coding sequence ATGACCGAGCAGAGTGCGCCGACGACCGCTGCGGGTGGACAGGGGTCGACGGCCCGGGGTGAGCAGACCCGTCAGCTGATCCTGGACACGGCGATGCGGCTGTTCCGCGAGCGCGGATACGCGCGGACGACGATGCGCGCGGTCGCCCAGGAGGCAGGCGTGGCGGTGGGCAACGCCTACTACTACTTCGGCTCCAAGGAGCACCTGGTCCAGGAGTTCTACGCGGGCACCCAGCGCGAGCACCGGGAGGCGGCCGCGCCGGTGCTCGCCCGGGAGCGGGACTTCGGCCCGCGACTGGCCGGGGTGCTGCACGCGGGCGTCGACGTGCTGAGCCCGTACCACGCGTTCGCGGGCGCCTTCTTCAAGACGGCGGCCGAGCCGACCTCGCCGCTCAGCCCGTTCTCCGCCGAGTCGTCGGCGCCCCGGGACATGTCGATCGCGCTGTTCCGCGAGGCACTCACCGGGTCCACCGTCAAGCTCGACGACGAGCTGCGCGAGGCGCTGCCCGAGCTGCTCTGGCTCGGCTACATGGGGGTGGTGCTCTACTGGGTGCACGACCGCTCGGAGGGGCAGGTCAAGACCCGGCAGCTCATCGACGGCGTGGTGCCGCTCGTGGACCGGCTGGTGGGGCTGTCCCGGCTGCGCGTGCTGCGGCCGGTCACCCGTCAGGCGCTCGCCCTGATCCACACGCTGCGTCACTGA
- a CDS encoding thiol-disulfide oxidoreductase DCC family protein — protein sequence MTSAPGGRRQDPTGHGAGGIRGFTVLFDADCPMCRAARRWLASRAQLVPLEFVPAGSAEARRRFPGLDHDAALRDLTVVADTGAVYRGDGAWFACLWALAEHRGTAERLARPHLLPLARRVVAAASAVRERIREPGYGDDDDRAECADDRCGWTGVDGPG from the coding sequence GTGACGTCCGCCCCGGGCGGGCGCCGGCAGGATCCCACCGGGCACGGGGCCGGTGGGATCCGCGGGTTCACCGTCCTGTTCGACGCGGACTGCCCGATGTGCCGGGCCGCCCGGCGGTGGCTCGCCTCGCGCGCCCAGCTCGTACCGCTGGAGTTCGTGCCGGCCGGGTCCGCCGAGGCCCGGCGGCGCTTCCCCGGCCTGGACCACGACGCCGCGCTGCGCGACCTGACGGTGGTGGCCGACACCGGCGCCGTCTACCGCGGCGACGGCGCCTGGTTCGCCTGTCTCTGGGCGCTCGCCGAGCATCGCGGTACGGCCGAGCGGCTGGCCCGGCCGCACCTGCTGCCGCTGGCCCGGCGGGTGGTGGCGGCGGCCTCAGCGGTCCGCGAACGGATCCGGGAACCGGGATACGGTGACGACGATGACCGAGCAGAGTGCGCCGACGACCGCTGCGGGTGGACAGGGGTCGACGGCCCGGGGTGA
- a CDS encoding glycoside hydrolase family 3 protein, translating into MGLDPGLRRLALGTLLAAYPGPVPPDWAVDLLADGLAGHTLFGTNIHDPAQVAASTAALRAGRPDVIVAIDEEGGDVTRLAHATGSPYPGNAALGAVDDPDLTRQVYAAIGAELAALGITVDLAPTVDVNTADENPVIGTRSFGADPKRVAVHSAAAVAGLQSTGVAACAKHFPGHGATVADSHHELPTVDVPPAVLRERDLPPFAAVVDAGVRAVMTAHIRVPALTGDGPATFSRAVLHDLLRVEYGFTGAIITDALEMKGAVLAAGGVGAGAVRALAAGADLLCIGARVDAELVESVAAEIVAAITDGRLARERVEEAAGRTAALAAATGPADAPPPAADGLGYAAALRAVRVEGDLTRDTAPLVVQVHATSTIAEGRVPWGLGPHLAAGVEQARAVAGDTDPDQLRRLAGDRPVVLVGRHLHRLPGARELVEALAATHQVTVVEMGWPGAWRPAGARAFVATHGASHANGRAAADALGLTA; encoded by the coding sequence GTGGGTCTGGATCCAGGACTGCGCCGGCTCGCGCTGGGCACGCTGCTGGCCGCGTACCCGGGACCGGTCCCGCCGGACTGGGCGGTCGACCTGCTCGCCGACGGGCTCGCCGGGCACACCCTGTTCGGCACCAACATCCACGACCCGGCCCAGGTGGCGGCGTCCACGGCAGCGCTGCGCGCCGGCCGCCCCGACGTGATCGTGGCGATCGACGAGGAGGGCGGCGACGTCACCCGGCTGGCGCACGCCACCGGCAGCCCGTACCCGGGCAACGCCGCGCTCGGCGCGGTGGACGACCCCGACCTCACCCGCCAGGTGTACGCGGCGATCGGCGCGGAGCTGGCAGCGCTCGGTATCACAGTCGACCTCGCCCCCACCGTCGACGTGAACACCGCCGACGAGAACCCGGTGATCGGCACCCGCTCGTTCGGGGCGGACCCGAAGCGGGTCGCTGTCCACTCGGCCGCCGCCGTCGCCGGTCTCCAGTCGACCGGCGTGGCCGCCTGCGCCAAGCACTTCCCCGGGCACGGTGCCACCGTCGCCGACTCCCACCACGAGCTGCCCACAGTCGACGTGCCCCCGGCGGTCCTGCGGGAACGCGACCTGCCGCCGTTCGCCGCCGTCGTCGACGCGGGCGTCCGCGCGGTGATGACCGCGCACATCCGGGTGCCGGCGCTGACCGGCGACGGCCCGGCCACGTTCAGCCGCGCGGTCCTGCACGACCTGCTGCGCGTCGAGTACGGCTTCACCGGCGCGATCATCACCGACGCGCTGGAGATGAAGGGCGCCGTGCTCGCCGCCGGCGGGGTCGGTGCGGGCGCGGTGCGGGCCCTGGCCGCCGGCGCGGACCTGCTGTGCATCGGCGCCCGGGTGGACGCCGAGCTGGTCGAGTCGGTCGCCGCCGAGATCGTCGCGGCGATCACCGACGGCCGGCTGGCTCGGGAGCGGGTCGAGGAGGCCGCCGGCCGGACCGCCGCGCTCGCCGCCGCCACCGGCCCCGCCGACGCCCCGCCGCCGGCCGCCGACGGCCTCGGCTACGCCGCCGCGCTGCGGGCGGTACGCGTCGAGGGCGACCTCACCCGCGACACCGCACCGCTCGTGGTGCAGGTGCACGCCACCTCCACCATCGCCGAGGGGCGGGTGCCCTGGGGGCTCGGCCCGCACCTGGCCGCCGGGGTCGAGCAGGCCCGCGCGGTGGCGGGCGACACCGACCCGGACCAGTTGCGGCGGCTCGCCGGGGACCGGCCGGTCGTGCTGGTCGGCCGGCACCTGCACCGGCTGCCCGGCGCGCGCGAGCTGGTCGAGGCGCTGGCCGCCACGCATCAGGTGACTGTGGTCGAGATGGGCTGGCCGGGCGCGTGGCGGCCGGCGGGCGCGCGCGCGTTCGTCGCCACCCACGGCGCCAGTCACGCCAACGGCCGTGCCGCCGCCGACGCGCTCGGCCTGACCGCCTGA
- a CDS encoding ROK family transcriptional regulator, which yields MSATRLPGTPRLLRALNDRAALELLLERGPLTRARIGELTGLSKVTASQLVERLEERGLVARVGEQAGGRGPNAQLYAVRPSSAYVVGVEVGAERVVAACADITGTVAGRVEQSTKDTDDPVGVVHNAVVQAASSAGAELSAVRRVVLGTPGLVDPQTGDITFAFNLPRWHSGLLAALREDLDTPVVFENDVNLAAVAEAQSGAARGTADFVLVWVDAGVGLAIMLGGRLHHGSSGAAGEIGYLPVPGAPIPRDVSKRAKPAFQQLVGADAVRAVAAEHGFASPEAAEQGVAAARAAEVVRAAIAAGTAGGPMLDELARRLALGVASTCVVLDPPLVVLAGAVGQAGGAALAERVQHEVAAITLVRPRVVTTGLTEEPILRGALRTALDAVRDEVFGSTVG from the coding sequence ATGAGTGCGACCCGGCTGCCCGGCACCCCCCGACTCCTGCGGGCGCTCAACGATCGTGCGGCCCTGGAGCTGCTGCTCGAACGCGGTCCGCTGACCCGGGCCCGGATCGGTGAGCTGACCGGGCTGTCCAAGGTCACCGCGTCCCAGCTCGTCGAGCGGCTGGAGGAGCGCGGCCTGGTCGCCCGGGTCGGCGAGCAGGCCGGCGGGCGGGGCCCGAACGCGCAGCTCTACGCCGTCCGGCCGAGCAGCGCGTACGTGGTGGGCGTCGAGGTGGGCGCGGAGCGGGTGGTGGCGGCCTGCGCCGACATCACCGGTACGGTGGCCGGCCGGGTCGAGCAGTCCACGAAGGACACCGACGACCCGGTCGGCGTGGTGCACAACGCCGTGGTCCAGGCGGCGAGCAGCGCCGGGGCGGAGCTGTCCGCCGTCCGGCGCGTCGTGCTCGGCACCCCCGGCCTGGTCGACCCGCAGACCGGCGACATCACGTTCGCGTTCAACCTGCCGCGCTGGCACAGCGGCCTGCTCGCCGCGCTGCGCGAGGACCTGGACACCCCGGTCGTGTTCGAGAACGACGTGAACCTCGCGGCGGTGGCCGAGGCGCAGTCCGGCGCGGCCCGTGGCACCGCCGACTTCGTGCTGGTCTGGGTGGACGCGGGCGTCGGCCTGGCCATCATGCTGGGCGGCCGGCTGCACCACGGCAGCAGCGGCGCGGCCGGCGAGATCGGCTACCTGCCGGTGCCCGGCGCGCCCATCCCGCGCGACGTGTCCAAGCGGGCCAAGCCGGCGTTCCAGCAGCTCGTCGGCGCCGACGCGGTGCGCGCGGTGGCCGCCGAGCACGGTTTCGCCAGCCCGGAGGCGGCGGAGCAGGGCGTCGCGGCGGCCCGGGCCGCCGAGGTGGTACGCGCGGCCATCGCCGCCGGCACCGCCGGTGGTCCGATGCTCGACGAGCTGGCCCGGCGGCTGGCGCTCGGTGTGGCGAGCACCTGCGTGGTGCTGGACCCGCCGCTCGTGGTGCTCGCCGGGGCGGTCGGGCAGGCGGGCGGGGCGGCGCTGGCCGAGCGCGTGCAGCACGAGGTCGCCGCGATCACGCTGGTCCGGCCCCGGGTGGTGACCACCGGGCTGACCGAGGAACCGATCCTGCGCGGCGCGCTGCGTACCGCGCTGGACGCCGTACGCGACGAGGTGTTCGGCTCGACGGTCGGCTGA
- a CDS encoding ABC transporter permease subunit: protein MNLVRAELERLAARRFVQLMVVLLAAAFAVTVVTTLAGSHRPGPAELSRAQAQAAESVRQMEMTYDRCLRIREGTIPPGENDYLPRDCAQIDPAQIEELPTTADYLSGVFVFAKEAEPLLYFLIAFLTLFGFLVGASYIGADLNSGGVVNLLLWRPRRPTVLATKLGTLLGGLLGLSVLASAAYLGSFWLIGQASGLVGRTGGDFWPSLAAIWVRGLMLVLLAAALGFAVATLGRHTSAALGTVAAYVVVWELGARLVFQILEVGRPDRYMLSSYLAAWLSGEVRLWDNNACGPGISGYCDGSYTLTWTSGLVVLLGLTGTLVAAAFTVFRRRDLI, encoded by the coding sequence GTGAACCTGGTCCGTGCCGAACTGGAGCGGCTGGCCGCCCGGCGCTTCGTGCAGCTCATGGTGGTGCTGCTGGCTGCCGCCTTCGCGGTGACCGTGGTGACCACGCTCGCCGGTTCGCACCGGCCCGGCCCGGCGGAGCTGAGCCGGGCGCAGGCGCAGGCGGCGGAGAGCGTGCGCCAGATGGAGATGACGTACGACCGCTGCCTGCGGATCCGCGAGGGCACGATCCCGCCGGGCGAGAACGACTACCTGCCGCGCGACTGCGCCCAGATCGACCCGGCCCAGATCGAGGAGTTGCCGACCACGGCCGACTACCTCAGCGGTGTGTTCGTCTTCGCCAAGGAGGCCGAGCCGCTGCTCTACTTCCTGATCGCGTTCCTGACGCTGTTCGGGTTCCTGGTCGGCGCCTCCTACATCGGGGCCGACCTGAACTCGGGCGGGGTGGTCAACCTGCTGCTGTGGCGGCCCCGGCGGCCGACGGTGCTCGCCACGAAGCTCGGCACGCTGCTGGGCGGGCTGCTCGGCCTGTCGGTGCTGGCGTCGGCGGCGTACCTGGGGTCCTTCTGGTTGATCGGCCAGGCGTCCGGACTGGTCGGGCGGACCGGCGGCGACTTCTGGCCGTCGCTCGCAGCGATCTGGGTACGCGGGCTGATGCTGGTGCTGCTCGCCGCGGCGCTCGGGTTCGCCGTCGCCACGCTGGGCCGGCACACGTCGGCGGCGCTCGGCACGGTGGCCGCGTACGTGGTGGTGTGGGAGCTGGGGGCGCGGCTGGTGTTCCAGATCCTGGAGGTCGGCCGGCCGGACCGGTACATGCTGTCCAGCTATCTGGCGGCCTGGCTGTCCGGTGAGGTGCGGCTCTGGGACAACAACGCCTGCGGCCCCGGGATCTCCGGCTACTGCGACGGCTCCTACACGCTCACCTGGACGTCGGGGCTGGTGGTGCTGCTCGGGCTCACCGGCACGCTGGTGGCCGCCGCGTTCACGGTGTTCCGCCGCCGCGACCTGATCTGA
- a CDS encoding ABC transporter ATP-binding protein, with protein sequence MSAVIEIAGLRKTFHTLRQGRRVAVDGFDMLVEAGQVHGFLGPNGSGKTTTLRALLGLVRPDAGRMRVLGAESPEHLPDVAGRVGAIVESPQFFANFTAHRTLRLLALAGGVPTARVDEVLEQVGLRDRGDERVKGYSLGMKQRLAVASALLKNPELLILDEPANGLDPAGIREMRDLTRSLAEAGVTVLLSSHILAEIQLICDHVTIVSRGQRVAYGPVEEVLAGFDQHQWRVRVADPEQAGQVLGRAGLSVAVAPDHLVVTGVQDPETISRTLGEQGMWVRELVPLRPDLESVFLELTGGNEHVAVPRQVDGAPPSDGVIDLDVREIREVDA encoded by the coding sequence ATGAGCGCGGTCATCGAGATCGCCGGCCTCCGCAAGACGTTCCACACGCTGCGCCAGGGGCGCCGGGTCGCCGTCGACGGCTTCGACATGCTGGTCGAGGCGGGCCAGGTGCACGGCTTCCTGGGGCCGAACGGGTCCGGGAAGACCACCACGCTGCGCGCGCTGCTCGGGCTGGTCCGGCCGGACGCCGGGCGGATGCGCGTGCTGGGTGCCGAGTCCCCCGAGCACCTGCCGGATGTGGCCGGCCGGGTCGGCGCGATCGTGGAGAGCCCGCAGTTCTTCGCCAACTTCACCGCGCACCGGACGCTGCGGCTGCTGGCCCTGGCCGGGGGTGTGCCGACCGCCCGGGTGGACGAGGTGCTGGAGCAGGTCGGGCTGCGCGACCGGGGCGACGAGCGGGTCAAGGGCTACTCGCTGGGCATGAAGCAGCGGCTGGCGGTCGCGTCGGCCCTGCTGAAGAACCCGGAGCTGCTGATCCTGGACGAACCGGCGAACGGGCTGGACCCGGCCGGCATCCGGGAGATGCGCGACCTGACCCGGTCGCTGGCCGAGGCCGGGGTGACGGTGCTGCTGTCCAGCCACATCCTCGCCGAGATCCAGTTGATCTGCGACCACGTGACGATCGTGAGCCGGGGGCAGCGGGTCGCGTACGGGCCGGTGGAGGAGGTGCTGGCCGGCTTCGACCAGCACCAGTGGCGGGTCCGGGTGGCCGATCCGGAGCAGGCCGGGCAGGTGCTGGGCCGCGCCGGCCTGTCGGTGGCGGTAGCGCCGGACCACCTGGTGGTGACCGGTGTGCAGGATCCGGAGACGATCAGCCGGACGCTCGGCGAGCAGGGCATGTGGGTACGCGAGCTGGTCCCGCTGCGGCCGGACCTGGAGAGCGTCTTCCTGGAGCTGACCGGCGGCAACGAGCACGTGGCGGTGCCGCGGCAGGTCGACGGCGCGCCGCCGAGCGACGGAGTGATCGACCTCGACGTCCGGGAGATCCGGGAGGTGGACGCGTGA
- a CDS encoding ABC transporter ATP-binding protein yields MTGDLIPGAPGALAPSTVDADLVVSLDGVGVKRSGTALVHDVDWRVELDERWVVLGPNGAGKTTLLNLAAGRLHPTSGVAHVLGERIGRTDVNELRTRIGLSTATLAERIPAEERVVDVVVTAAWSVVGRWRESYDRTDEVRAAALLRQLGVGHLTDRTYGTLSEGERKRVQIARALMTDPELLLLDEPAAGLDLGGREDLVARLAELAYDPDAPAMVLVTHYVEEIPPGFTHALLLREGAVVAQGLLADVLTADNLSKTFGLPLVVTRSGDRWAARAA; encoded by the coding sequence GTGACTGGTGACCTGATCCCCGGCGCCCCGGGCGCCCTCGCCCCCTCGACCGTGGACGCGGATCTGGTGGTCAGCCTCGACGGGGTCGGCGTCAAGCGTTCCGGCACGGCGCTGGTGCACGACGTCGACTGGCGGGTCGAGCTGGACGAACGGTGGGTGGTGCTCGGGCCGAACGGCGCGGGCAAGACCACGCTGCTCAACCTGGCCGCCGGCCGGCTGCACCCGACCAGCGGCGTCGCGCACGTGCTCGGCGAGCGCATCGGCCGTACCGACGTCAACGAGCTGCGTACCCGCATCGGCCTGTCCACAGCGACGCTCGCCGAGCGGATCCCCGCCGAGGAGCGCGTCGTCGACGTGGTGGTGACCGCCGCCTGGTCGGTGGTCGGCCGCTGGCGGGAGAGCTACGACCGCACCGACGAGGTCCGCGCCGCCGCGCTGCTGCGCCAGCTCGGCGTCGGCCACCTCACCGACCGCACGTACGGCACGCTGTCCGAGGGCGAGCGCAAGCGGGTCCAGATCGCCCGCGCCCTGATGACCGACCCGGAGCTGCTGCTGCTCGACGAGCCCGCCGCCGGGCTCGACCTGGGTGGGCGCGAGGACCTGGTGGCCCGGCTGGCCGAGCTGGCGTACGACCCGGACGCGCCCGCGATGGTGCTGGTCACGCACTACGTCGAGGAGATCCCGCCGGGCTTCACTCACGCGCTGCTGCTGCGCGAGGGCGCCGTGGTGGCGCAGGGCCTGCTCGCCGACGTGCTCACCGCCGACAACCTGTCGAAGACGTTCGGCCTTCCGCTGGTGGTCACGCGGTCCGGCGACCGCTGGGCCGCCCGCGCCGCCTGA
- a CDS encoding ribokinase — translation MPQTRIAVVGSANMDLVGIGAALPRPGETVLGDDFVMLPGGKGANQAVAAVRAGASCVFLGAIGSDSFGVTLRARMTAAGVDTDHLRVVYGPSGVALVMVGGAGENAILVTPGANAAFTSLTAGELSAVRDADVLVAQLEVPVETVTEAALAARSAGTRVVLNAAPARSVPAELLAATDLLVVNEPEAQALTGRGRDEPAALLDLVPRAVLTLGGDGAWYVDRDRPPTHVPAVPVDVVDSTTAGDAFTAALAVAWGEGRDLADAVRWAAAAGAACVRKLGASVALPHRAEIDELFPGG, via the coding sequence GTGCCGCAGACCCGGATCGCCGTCGTCGGCAGTGCCAACATGGACCTGGTCGGCATCGGCGCCGCGCTGCCCCGGCCCGGCGAGACGGTGCTGGGCGACGACTTCGTCATGCTGCCCGGCGGCAAGGGCGCCAACCAGGCGGTCGCCGCGGTACGCGCCGGCGCGTCCTGTGTCTTCCTGGGCGCGATCGGCTCGGACTCGTTCGGCGTGACGCTACGGGCCCGCATGACGGCGGCCGGCGTGGACACCGACCACCTGCGGGTGGTCTACGGCCCGTCCGGCGTCGCGCTGGTGATGGTCGGCGGCGCGGGGGAGAACGCCATCCTGGTCACCCCCGGGGCGAACGCTGCGTTCACGTCGCTGACCGCCGGCGAGCTTTCCGCCGTACGCGATGCGGACGTGCTGGTCGCGCAGCTGGAGGTGCCGGTCGAGACGGTGACCGAGGCGGCGCTGGCGGCCCGGTCCGCGGGCACCCGGGTGGTGCTCAACGCCGCGCCGGCCCGATCGGTGCCGGCCGAGCTGCTGGCGGCCACCGACCTGCTCGTGGTGAACGAGCCGGAGGCGCAGGCGCTGACCGGTCGCGGCCGGGACGAGCCGGCGGCGCTGCTCGACCTGGTGCCCCGGGCGGTGCTCACGCTCGGCGGCGACGGCGCCTGGTACGTCGACCGGGACCGCCCGCCGACGCACGTGCCGGCCGTGCCGGTGGACGTGGTCGACTCGACCACCGCCGGGGACGCGTTCACCGCCGCGCTCGCGGTGGCCTGGGGCGAGGGGCGGGACTTGGCCGACGCGGTCCGCTGGGCGGCGGCCGCCGGTGCGGCGTGCGTGCGCAAGCTCGGCGCCTCGGTGGCGCTGCCGCACCGCGCGGAGATCGACGAGCTGTTCCCCGGCGGTTAA
- a CDS encoding alpha/beta hydrolase, protein MPTPGPASRRLLACGVVALLAVVLGALLLARADARLSTRRATVAGVPLTEVRADGVSGDLRPGVVVAHGFAGSARLMRPLADSVARRGGIAVLLDFAGHGASHARLPGAGRDEERSRALLRHDLDVAVAWLRGRPGVDPDRIVLVGHSMGAGAVTRYAVAHPEIDRTVAISLPDGGDVPAGWPGRLTLVVGGLEFAGFRQAVDEATWDAPPGTRTRVVAPGTEHVSVLFAPRTHAAVLDALPDRTGGPPPAPLTRPGGAGLLLAGLALGFVPLAALLSRRAGAGTGGPRTGAGRWLAATVAAAGLGAALAALLPTARLPLAVGGYVAVFLLFTGVLLAAAARLAQPRRPPVTEGGVRSAAVAVALLGYAALAVALPLRLGLTSTVPVGARWWLLPLVTFCCLVFLLGAERLADGHGIRYAATGGIAVLVLAVAAVLGLAPGFVLLVVPLFAALVAWQAAWAGVLRRRAAPWWLAPSVGAVVLAWPIATTLPLA, encoded by the coding sequence ATGCCCACCCCCGGCCCGGCGTCGCGGCGACTGCTCGCCTGCGGCGTGGTCGCGCTGCTCGCCGTCGTCCTGGGAGCCCTGCTCCTGGCCCGCGCCGACGCCCGTCTGAGCACCCGGCGGGCGACCGTGGCGGGAGTCCCGCTGACCGAGGTCCGGGCGGACGGCGTGAGCGGCGACCTGCGGCCCGGGGTGGTGGTCGCGCACGGTTTCGCCGGGTCGGCCCGGCTGATGCGGCCGCTCGCCGACTCGGTGGCCCGCCGGGGCGGGATCGCGGTGCTGCTCGACTTCGCCGGCCACGGCGCCAGCCACGCCCGGCTACCCGGCGCGGGCCGGGACGAGGAACGCAGCCGGGCGCTGCTGCGGCACGACCTGGACGTGGCGGTCGCCTGGCTGCGCGGGCGTCCCGGCGTCGACCCGGACCGGATCGTCCTGGTCGGGCACTCGATGGGCGCGGGCGCGGTCACCCGGTACGCGGTGGCGCATCCGGAGATCGACCGGACCGTGGCGATCTCGCTGCCCGACGGCGGTGACGTGCCGGCCGGCTGGCCCGGGAGGCTGACGCTCGTGGTGGGCGGGCTGGAGTTCGCCGGCTTCCGCCAGGCGGTCGACGAGGCGACGTGGGACGCGCCACCGGGCACCCGCACGCGGGTGGTGGCACCGGGCACCGAGCACGTGTCGGTGCTGTTCGCGCCGCGTACCCACGCCGCGGTGCTCGACGCGCTCCCGGACCGTACCGGCGGGCCGCCGCCGGCCCCGCTGACCCGGCCGGGCGGCGCCGGGCTGCTGCTGGCAGGGCTCGCGCTGGGCTTCGTGCCGCTGGCGGCGCTGCTATCGCGCCGGGCGGGGGCGGGCACCGGCGGTCCGCGTACGGGTGCGGGCCGGTGGCTCGCCGCGACGGTGGCGGCGGCCGGGCTGGGCGCCGCGCTCGCCGCACTGCTGCCGACCGCCCGGCTGCCGCTCGCCGTGGGCGGGTACGTGGCAGTGTTCCTGCTGTTCACGGGCGTGCTGCTGGCCGCCGCGGCACGCCTCGCGCAACCCCGCCGGCCACCGGTGACCGAGGGCGGCGTCCGGTCCGCTGCCGTCGCCGTCGCGCTCCTCGGGTACGCCGCGCTCGCCGTCGCGCTGCCGCTGCGCCTCGGCCTCACCTCGACCGTGCCGGTCGGGGCCCGGTGGTGGCTGCTGCCCCTGGTGACGTTCTGCTGCCTGGTCTTCCTGCTCGGCGCCGAACGGCTCGCGGACGGCCACGGCATCCGTTACGCGGCCACCGGCGGGATCGCCGTGCTGGTGCTCGCCGTCGCGGCGGTGCTCGGCCTGGCACCTGGGTTCGTGCTGCTGGTGGTGCCGCTGTTCGCGGCGCTGGTGGCCTGGCAGGCGGCCTGGGCCGGAGTGCTGCGCCGCCGGGCCGCGCCGTGGTGGCTGGCGCCGTCGGTCGGGGCGGTGGTGCTCGCCTGGCCGATCGCGACCACGCTGCCGCTGGCCTGA
- a CDS encoding DUF6232 family protein yields the protein MVLYYRDDAVQVTSEAIHAGGQVVALADVTYVWHARGTTTLAVRGRVLGRGVLVLLLSLPPLVAVVCVLSLAWSAQDRGEWKLALIILAAFVVAGLALTPFLEVPLGWLDRSYERGNRVHELWVQHHGRETMLVRTPDALRFGQIYRAVQRAVEQQTDSR from the coding sequence ATGGTCCTCTATTACCGGGACGACGCCGTACAGGTCACCTCGGAGGCGATCCACGCGGGCGGGCAGGTCGTTGCGCTCGCCGACGTCACGTACGTCTGGCACGCACGCGGCACCACCACGCTCGCCGTCCGGGGACGGGTGCTGGGCCGCGGGGTGCTGGTCCTGCTGCTGTCGCTGCCGCCCCTCGTCGCTGTGGTCTGCGTGCTCTCGCTGGCCTGGTCCGCGCAGGACCGGGGCGAGTGGAAACTGGCCCTGATCATCCTGGCCGCGTTCGTGGTGGCGGGACTGGCGCTCACCCCGTTCCTGGAGGTGCCGCTCGGGTGGCTGGACCGCTCCTACGAGCGCGGCAACCGGGTGCACGAGCTGTGGGTGCAGCACCACGGCCGGGAGACGATGCTGGTCCGTACGCCCGACGCGCTGCGGTTCGGGCAGATCTACCGGGCCGTGCAACGCGCCGTGGAGCAGCAGACCGACAGCCGATAG